Proteins encoded by one window of Agelaius phoeniceus isolate bAgePho1 chromosome 5, bAgePho1.hap1, whole genome shotgun sequence:
- the LOC129119298 gene encoding NADH-cytochrome b5 reductase 3: MGAQLSVLRQVVTYPIWLIYTTFMRLFRNPQPAITLKDPEVKYALRLIDKEEVSHDTRRFRFALPSMEHILGLPLGQHIYLSARIDGALVVRPYTPVSSDDDKGFVDLVVKVYFRGVHPKFPDGGKMSQYLDSLKIGDTIDFRGPSGLLVYKGKGKFAIRPEKKAEPVTKTVKYVGMIAGGTGITPMLQIIRAIIKDKDDPTICQLLFANQTEKDILLRSELDEIQAQNPARFKCWYTLDTAPENWDYSQGFVNQEMIRDHLPPPQNDVLILMCGPPPMIQYACIPNLDKLGYAKDMRFSF; encoded by the exons ATGGGGGCACAGCTCAGCGTG ttgCGTCAGGTTGTGACATACCCAATATGGCTGATCTACACCACCTTCATGAGGCTCTTCAGGAATCCCCAGCCTGCAATTACCCTCAAGGACCCAGAAGTGAAGTATGCACTGAGGCTGATTGATAAGGAG gaAGTTAGTCATGACACAAGGAGATTTCGATTTGCTCTCCCTTCCATGGAGCACATTCTGGGTCTCCCTCTAG GGCAGCACATCTACCTGTCTGCACGGATTGATGGAGCTCTGGTTGTCAGACCTTACACTCCAGTTTCCAGTGATGATGACAAGGGCTTTGTGGATCTTGTTGTCAAG GTCTACTTCAGAGGTGTCCATCCCAAGTTTCCTGATGGGGGGAAGATGTCTCAATACTTGGACAGCCTGAAAATAGGGGACACCATTGACTTCAGAGGACCAAGTGGCCTCCTTGTGTACAAAGGAAAAGGCAAG TTTGCTATTCGGCCAGAAAAGAAAGCTGAACCAGTTACCAAGACGGTGAAGTACGTGGGGATGATTGCAGGGGGCACTG GGATAACACCTATGCTGCAGATCATTCGAGCAATCATAAAGGACAAAGATGACCCCACCATTTGCCAGCTGCTGTTTGCTAATCAG ACTGAGAAGGATATCCTGTTACGTTCCGAGCTCGATGAGATCCAGGCGCAGAATCCCGCTCGCTTCAAGTGCTGGTACACGCTGGACACGGCGCCTGAAA aTTGGGATTACAGCCAAGGATTTGTGAACCAAGAGATGATCAGAGACCACCTGCCCCCACCTCAGAATGATGTTCTGATCCTCATGTGTGGACCTCCTCCAATGATCCAGTATGCTTGCATTCCCAACCTGGACAAACTGGGCTATGCCAAGGACATGAGGTTCTCCTTCTAA